In Montipora capricornis isolate CH-2021 chromosome 4, ASM3666992v2, whole genome shotgun sequence, the DNA window CAGCCTCTGATAGTAACGAGTTGCAAGTGCTCTTGGTTCATCACCACCATCATCAGAATGTTCACTTGTAACTACGTGAGCATCTCTACGACCCTCGTGTTCATTTTCATCGAATTCATGGATCGTTGCTTGGCTGAAGCGAATCTCTCTTGCTTGAAGAAGTGTTCTCATCATGATGATACCTCACTTGAACCTCTTTTAAATCGTTTTAAGGTACGGTTTATTACGCctgcaacaaaattaacttcGTACTATAATAATTTACAAGGCAGTAGACAGAGTTGAGTTAAAAGGCCGAGATCGACTGTCTCagcacaaaagaaaatattagaGCAAAACTAAACACATAACGTCCATTAGCTCAGCTTTAGAGGTAAGAAAACAAACATTCCCCTTGCACCATTCGACGATGGTTGCGGAGGAATTGCATGTAGTTGATATATTAAAAGCGAATAACGAGGAAATCGTGCTATCAAGCCGAAATAGTACGTACTGTGTACATACTGTAGTGCGCTCTATACAGTACTAACCACTATAAGCAGCGTACTATAGTGCGTACTACAACGGGTGATGCCCGGCAATTTGTGTATCATTTTGACGGGTGATACCCGGCACTCTCCGTGCGAATCGGGTGAAAAATAATACTTCGCCCGCGGTGTTTCGGTCAGCTGACTGTCGCAAAAGCCTTGCACCCTGGGATGGCCGCAAGAAATATGTCGTCTGTCTTGTCGTGTGCGGAGCGTACAGCTTTTCTGGATGTGTTAAACGTAGGAAAAGATATATATCACGAATTTCAAAGGGGATTTTTTGTAGCTGATAGCGTAACAATTGAAAGACTCCGAGACCGTTGCCTAGAATTCGTTGTCTTAAGACCGCTGgaatctcagcaaaatgttaTGGATGACATCCTTCTAGCAGTTATCGAATTCCAAACACTTATTCAACGCTTAGAAGAACGACTTAGCTTCATTGATAAAAGAGAAGTCCATTATTCATGTCCAACCATGTCATCAAAGAGAAGAGGGCGACCAACACTGGTAATTCCAGAAGAACAACTGGATGGGTTAAGATCACTTGGGTTTTCATGGTCTGGTATAGCTAAAATGTTGGGTGTATCGGAAAAAAACTATAAGGCGCAGGGGAGACAGTTACAGTATGGCTTCTCGGGAACTTTTCTCTGAAATAAGTGATGACGAGGTTGATAGTCTAGTTAAACATGTCCTGCAAATATCACCAAATTCAGGTGAAAAGATGATCATGGGCTGGTTTAGAGGAAGAGGAATCCGTGTCCAAATGTGGAGACTTAAACAGTCAATAATGCGGGTGGACCCAGTCGGCAGAGAACTCAGGCAAAGAACTGTAACTAAGAGACGAGTTTACTCTGTACCAACTCCAAATTCTTTGTGGTAAGAAATTAACTACAggcataaaatattttattacTGTGACTGTCTCTTCTGCGCCTTATAGTTTTTTCTGATACACCCAACATTTTAGCTATACCAGACCATGAAAACCCAAGTGATCTTAACCCATCCAGTCCAGGAGTCTTTCAATTGTTACGCTATCAGCTACAAAAAAACCCCCTTTGAAATTCGTGATATATATCTTTTCCTACATTTTAACACATCCAGAAAAGCTGTACGCTCCGCTTACAACAAGACAGACGACATATATCTTGCGGCCATCTTGCATAGGGTGCAAGGCTTTTGCAACAGTCAGCTGACCAAAACACCGCGGGCGAAGTATTATTTTTACAACACAAGTTGTATATTTCCGAATTTCAGTACATTTTTCATGTAAGTCGTACTTTTTACACAAAGGTGTTTATTTGCCCAACAAGTTGTATATTTTGGTAGTAAGTAGTATATTTTTCACAATAAGTGATATATTTTTCTCCATAAGTTGTATACTTCCCAAGATAAGTTGTATGTATTTGCTAGATGTATTAGATATTCTACAACAAGTATTTTTGTCCCAAAACGGCATGCCATACTATTACTTCGGGTAGAAGAGCACAGAGCGCATCATCAGAAAGGAATGCAAATAATTACTATATTGAGTCGAATAATTTTGTACCCACACatctcataataataattacatcaAGTTGAATTTGGAAGTAGCTTGGAAGGGTGGAAGTCTGGCAGTGTGGAAGTCTGGCAatgtggaagtgtggaagtgTGACAGTGTGGTAGTCTGGGAGAtttccacacttccacactgccacactcctggcagtgtggaagtgtggaaaTCTCCCAGACTgccacacttccacactgccagaCTTCCACATTTCCACACTGCCAgacttccacacttccacactgccagaCTGCCACACTTCCAAGCTATTTCCAAAATTCAACTTGatgtaatagaccatattcgtattctcagtattggactggaactagcttgaaatggaggctaatgcggggaaatcttttccaatgcaaatactttttaatatattcccctgcattagcctccattgcaagctagttccagtccaatactgggaatacgaatatggtctattgttatGATGAGATGTGTGGGTACAAAATTATTCGACtcaatgtaataattatttgcatTCCTTTCTGATGACGCGTTCTGTGCTCCTCTACCCGAAGTAATAGCCGTAtacagaaataattttaaaaagttgaaTTGAATCTTACCTTACATATAACGAAATACTCAAACCACACGCGTCCAAGTAGTAGAAATCACGATAAATGTATTTGGAAATTCAACGGTCCACAAAAACACCTATTTTGCAGCTAAAACACGCAAAATGAAGCCACATTGAAGCTAAATCTTCCGACATCTTCAGCCATTTTTGATTCCTGGAACCGCTGATCAAGTGTAGCAAAAACGAAATTCTATTGTGTGTCAGGTGACAAAATACTTCACGATTCGTGGAGTATTTTGAGGGGGGTGTAACgatgtgtgccagggtcttctccgccctgccatcttgaaagcggagtagaccctgggaacgaggctgggACGACGGAAACTTGGACGCGTCACCTATTCTCCCTCAGCAGGAAAATCAAGAGACAATAATGGGACAGCAATCTAATGCCATTTCCTTTTTTACAGCAAAAACCACTTCGATGATGGGATGAGAtaggaaagaaaatttgggtTGGGGTTCGAgcgataatagggagcttaagcacgcgcgtttttaagacgcggacggcaaccagaaggaAACATTTTGCGTCCCAGGAAAGTGGTGTCCCCAAgagttttatactaatcatttctaacagagaaaagatacttggcaatgtaaatttgattgtgtgaagacaagtcaaaagggaaaacagcacacttccggttgctgtccgcgtctcaaaaacatgtctgcttaagttccctaataataGTTGCTATTATTTGCTAGGTTACGCAATCATGACACTTATCTTGAACTGACCAATTCATCGTTCCGCCGGATAGGTTTTCCCCTCACGGTCTCGTTTTAACTGAATGTATCTTTCTAAATTACATAGCACCCGGATTGGTTTAGAGCCTGTTACTTGTTTGGTATAAGCCTTTCATTGTTAGCTGGTATTGCAAGCTTTCTGAATGATCCTAGGAAAAACGATATGATTCAAATGAATTTGTAACTTGCCCGTCCAACGTCAAATAATTcaccttttttaaatttgatttttgggCGTTATCCTTTATGCCCGGGAACAAGTGAAATTCTACAGGTCATACAATTCTGGTCTAGATGTCATTGATGTTGCCACTGAACTTATGAAGAGGTTTGTGAAGGAAACGCTCTTTCTTCTCATCACTACCGAAAGTAAAATATATGAGATCAGTCATTGAGAAAAATCCTCGGAGATGCGTTGCAATACACAACTTTATTTTATACAATCAGCATTCTTATAATCTACTGGTTGACTCAAGCTCGGAGAAGAGTTTCATTTCCTCCCGTGTGCTGAGCAGGCGTGCTCAGTATGCGTCCTCGGCAGGCGTGCTATACCCCAACTCCTATATGACCCAGGAGATAGCCACCTTGCAGAGACCAGTCCCAGACCTATAAGTACCGGAAATGACACGGTTCATGCTCAGCCATATATCAGTCTTTGCATCGGGGGGTGATCCAACTGGTTGCCCATTCAGCACAAACAGAAATCTGCTGTCGTACACGCCTTGATAGCCGCGGTAGTTGGTCACCTCCACTCGCTCATGGCTGATGTAAACCGTTATGTGATCGCTGAtgactttttgtttgttttcaaaagtCAGGTGATTATTGGTAGTGTAGTCCCGGTGACCAATTAAATCGTTGGTGAACATGTACAAATTTTTATCGTAACCATGCACCTCTGCGCATTTGTCAGTTGTTCCCGCGTCACCACctataaggaaaaaaaaggaaaagggaaaTTGAAGCAACCGAAATCTTTTTGTACCGCGAACCTATGGTGCCAATGAATATCCAAAGCACATTGCTTTTATTTATGTGTATCGTATCGGTAACTTTGGTCTCAGATGTGTTTCAGGTGACAATTAGTTTCCCCCCAAAAATAGTAAAGCTCATATCTCCAATGATGAATAAAAAAGATGTTTCATTCCTTTCCAATGGCATATCAGAACTCTAAATCAAGTCTCTTTTCTTACCATATCCATTGACAGTGGGCGAGCCGCCAATGTCAAACGAGAATCCAGTCACTTGACGGGCAAACCACAGGTCAATTCTGGCAGTGCGTTTCCTGCCCAATCCCGGCTTATCAAACGTTATGCGAAGCGTCCCTGTAAATTACAAGTAATTACGaattcagtttaaagaaatGCCTTTATCGAGTAAGGCAATTTGATTGATTTAAAAGCTCTAACTCTAACGCATCCTACAGACCTGAGATAACAACAATTCTTTCCGCGTCAAAGTAAATGACACTAAACATctacgttgttttttttttttttttaatttcttaccTTGGTTTGTACAAAGTCCTGGAAGCACCCTCAAGTGGTTCACCCAAGCGATGTTGGCGTCTCTGCTGTAAACTACGTTCCTGTTCAGATCAACTTGGAAGGTAGGACAAAGAGGATCTCGGGGCTGGTTACAGCTTAAACAGCCCAAAGCTACAAAGGGTAAAACGGTAATGAGATAATTATTATTCTCTGTCGAGTTTTCTATAGATTTCATTTAAAGGATTAATTTAAGAGAACGGAAAGAAATCTGTGGCAGAAACTAAAACTACGCTCCTTTTtcggaggcagtgcggcccaatGGTGAGGGCGCTTGCCTTAAGATCCAGGAATCCCGGTTTAAGACACGTTTTAAAttctcttgtatttttgttaataagacCTATACTActctcattttgaaacaaatattcttttgaaatttgctcgtcgcaGCAAGGCTAGAAAGGCGttattagcattacaacaaaagaaaattttatttcgccgccattatgaaagaggtccaTAGCCAACTAcagaaaagcccctatgggaagtggtcaattaagtatgtatggtTGCATTGTATTGCTTTCCTCTAAATCAAAGGACATGATTTATAAGTAAATATGGTGAAGTTTCAGAGCACTTTCTGTATAATAACAGGAATAATCGCTGAAAAGAAATAATTAACTAGTTTTAGTTAAATTAACAAGAAGATTCTTGCGTTTAGTATTTAGTCTCGCACGCCTAATTGTGAAATAGAAGGATAACGTTGTTGAGACTTGATGAAAGTGaagggaagaaaaaaaatagacacgcattgcgtacgtttGGAAGAGCAgcaacacagcgatttattccataactgccaactgagctgcgttttgatttccaggagattcaagttgtctttgcctAATATGTAGCtttaatagtacacgatattgttttggtacggAATATCATTGCAGTGCCATGTCTCAGGTAACTAGACGCTCCACGAGCGTAAACTGGGGTGCCTGTGGTTCTTTTTACACAAAATTgagggcactgagttgggtggtgtTGAGCTGCagtgttccagttaatttttttaagaagGGGGTCATTtggaccatttgaggggtcacccagacgtcatgCCAGCACTGGCCCTGTGGCTCACATGTTCTCACCCTGATTATGTCCCAGGGGCGAATCCGGAAATTCCAGAAAGAGGGGGCCAAAGAAATTGCGTCGAGAGTGAactccccttccccctccccctccccacaTGCCCTATATCCGAACAATTCACGTTAGTGATGTATATCTATCAaggcaaaatgtatttgaaataaGGAAAGCTCTGCAACTGAACTAATCATTATCTTAAGTAAAACCGCCTGATGCACACTATACCACTTGGAAGTCAGTTGGTTACAGAACCTCTTTAAAAACTGTACAGGAAAAAGGGGGAAGGCACGGCCCCATTGCCCCCAAAATTCGTCCCTGATGTTCTGTCCCCTTTTGCAGAAGACGTTtccctgcatgtcatgcatgccTTGCacttgcactaagcaaacgttcattccacacactaaggaaggactgtacatgttgtttccgcttcatattTCCACTtcttcagtctaatctgatgccacaacaatttttttttggcttaacgtctgcaccaaaaagtaccgtaaaagttgggagttaacagtaaaaagCAAGCTAAAaggtaccctgggtgccagtggaatttttttttcaaggttggAGAGAACGCTCCGGTCAACGgtcgaccgttgatttggagtCCCGGAGCGTTCTCTCTATTCCTGTGGCACACAGGGTAGTCAAAAgacagataaagaaaaaaattacatagcCTGTGAATACAGCCGCCTCTCATCGCTAGCCGTCGCTTGGGGGGATCAGCGAGATCAGCGATGAGTggcggctgtattcgcaggcttaAATAACAGTTTGTGTAAAAACTCTGAATTGCCAATTCTCAGGGAAAGATTCATGGCGTAAAAACGCCTTGAATCAAGAGGAATTAAAGGTCAACGCtgtgtcaaaaggaagaaatgatCATGCGCTAcgcaaccacaaaggtgcacaTGATTACCTTGTGTCAACGTTCTTGTTAACATTGAGTGAACTACAGGTAAGAATGTCAATCGTTCGTCGTTTcagtcgttttcagagtaaaacaacgcaccgtctttcgttttttaattttgttgtaatatttgagtgaatatttacatttcatctgtccgGTAAGGAAACcttctttttctgttttaatcaaaacagagttcgtaattgaaaatctaaacttCTATGAGATGCAAATCccaatgctgacaaacacaaaagcgaaggaaaaggTTAATAAATACAGAGTTTTTTAccatctgaatgtttttgggttagattaaagcgatataatAATcctgttaatgagtaatgtaactatcttcgcactagtaagttgtaacaataaattggattaaccaggaacttaaagaaatatttttagcttcataaaaataaaataaataaaataaattcgcTTTACAACGCAGTGACacaacagatctttttctgacgtGAAAAACTATAACTACCTTATTAAAACTTCTGGCTGGGGgtcaatttcaacccacgtatacTAATTTGTTACCCTTGAATATCACTCAAACGATGAATTAACGAAGGTCGAAActgtcacaaaaaccttttccagcgaaagatttattcaaacaaacatatttgctattagaggcaaaaaaacccttACTATTTCATTTCGTCTGTGAAAACAGTAAAGAAACCTAATTATGTCAAAATTAATTACCAtatgcaacaaaataaatttcaggatcaaacccttttctgaagaacctttccttgaataatgaagcacaaatagacaacaagcttctttcaaataattcttgattGTCAcatttgcaatttcttttttccctGAAGACTGTGCTGAGTTgagcacaaaataaatataaatagccagacaacagtaaacacagatgcattcaagaTGTTCGATTCTTTCTTTGAGTTTGTTAAGCCCATATCCATCCAGAATAGAAAAAgataccagagaatttgccatttggtttcagtgttgtacataacactagAGTTAGCAAGATATTGACATCCGACGGCGAAATATGTAATTGTTGTTGAAGCccattattcgtcgcttttaatATTCCTGATATTCATTTTGGAgtgttgtttatcgaattgacgttccattgTTAAGTTCCCCTCGCGTCCTGGCCGGGAACATCGTGTTGTGTTCTttggcaagacgctttgttcgaaagccgattatcttaatccaggattagcgtaaacgtttgtttcattttttcaactttttggcgaaagtttcttttgcttatttttgtttttcaagattgacttcctctaatgtaatgttttgccaaatatcagcgttgaacagcatttgggagtagaaaaataaactccttggttcatttttaatctgggattaacgTTAAttgccttttgaacaactgggcccaggtttataaatgggtaccggcgagtCTAATGCTAGGGGTAAACCTGCGATGGAtccagggggtagtagaaatactcctagtcgcttcatgcaacagaaaccggagataagtgccggcctgatgggccttctaggctcataGTAGACTTTACTTTTTACCTATTGACCTCCAAAAATTCCAatactagaccctccgtgagggtacactgggttgcctgtggtatgtgcagcgttccaggcaatttttttcaagttggggggtcattaagaccatctaatatatggcttgtgtttgtagccaaTATAatgcgtgctctgattggctaattgtgactgaattgtagggcattatttagttcttattaaacgagcgggaggtctgtatgggagaatcttgaccgaggtcgccagtacagaccgaacgcagtgaggtctgtaccagcgaccgaggtcaagattctcccatacagaccgacctagctcggttaataagatgtttattatatggccaaacaagaacaatttaattcgcttaatgtaactggtttgtactaactgacattttgcttgcgaacggcgatgagtggcgatgagctgaacttaattctgtcaaagtttgttcgtcatcctctcttttgtcatcatgctgtttggcactgccataaataaatattggtggaagaaaatactcaatatttttgcatttcagtttgcatcttttcaccgcaaaacattacccgtgtagatgccggtctagatgggaaaatctagaccgcggtcaatatcgattttatccaatcaaattcgtgaattttgtagttcccagtcctcgtgagacggaGCGATATAATaatctcccgtaatgcccacgagCCAATTACGGGCTTgcgaaaacaaagcaaaaggtaatttaaaaaccatataataaactacttactaaccgagctagttCGAGCCCTACTAGGGAATATTgaccctcggtcgtttttgtacggacctcgctgcgcttggTCCATACTGCCACggcctcgggccaatattctccagtacggccctcgcgctcggttggtaagaagttattaaggggtcacccagaagtcataccagcagaggtcctttggctcacaggtcctcacacattcgtacgacgaaaaagatccttttctgaggttaaaaacctggctaccggcctattaactctttttcctactttcccaaccgcgagaaaaccgcggtaaatcagccatcgccaatttttttttttttcaaaaagtatttaaagttagggggaaaaaaatacatcattttaaagctaagaaaataagctttcctatagcatataacttatttacagacaactgaaacaatttataaaagcaaaagttgaacgaaaaaatttaagaaaaataacagtaaaatatgttttcgaatgtgagaatgatatatacacatgagaaatgagatgttgatagaacccactgggaactcgggaaaaaatacgttttccaggcaaaatttggccattttagcgttgattacgaatttttggatgcaaaactaaaattttctgcaatttatctgctttcttggacataaattcgaccgaaaactgatgaggcacgaatatttttagatttttaggaataatcggattagcgatcaatgcgtaatgtgataatgcgataaaagtgtcaaatttgcgacccgttggtaacggcaacggaagcgattgCCTTACGAATAATCACAGGTTCCCAAGCTGAatatacgtggtgtatgcgacagtttgtgtatatagagaattgtatgggaaaatcaccgatcgtaaaaaaattgggtaaataactatctcatttgaaaggATGTTACTAATACCGGGAACGGGGATAggggaacggggaaccgggagtctgggaacgagtgtacagcggtaacccgcctgagaattcaaaatggcggacaaaacgACCTTTTCAAACACTAATTTTATCGCTAGGTCGCGTTGACGACtggcttttatttaaatattgcctaggcgaagccacgaagcccagtattccatggtgagtatttcaagttaacgtttctgcaatggttgctaccatttgttttgacgatcctcttttattttccttcctgaaatctgcatcttccgGAAGAGTTTAGTTGTGTTGGTGTTCGCATAAGCAGCGAGGAGGTAAAAGCTTaaatcaacagaaatgaggTCGGAAACGTAACAAACAGCCTTGTGATTTAATTGTGATGTAATTTCACAACACAGGTAATATGTTATATCCCTTACAGCATTGATCAGGTTtgctttaagaaacaactttgttattaattcaaaatatttaatttttaatttttaacgttcatattgctgttagtcagaatttaagctattacagttcgttttgtttacctcattcatttaattctattgttaGAGTTTCACAGATCTAGTTTCAGAAAAACATACTGTTCACTATCTCCTCTGCTGTtcccaataacagaattgaaggtacagaatgatttggaaatattgatagtgtctagttctaaaagacaacactactaaccttgatagaaagtttatttgcttgtacaagaaagaagcataggtggttgaaatactgtaatttttctttaaatattgacaggttgagttttgtttaactgatatgttgagttttaaatgacacttgttttttcctttttttaaacagtaagttgtgtcacttaatattatttttttatgaaatggagaatattgtctgagaaggaaaatgctatttattacaataaaagacaatcaattaaacctggttggtagatatatctttcatattttagcatgtcctcaaagctctttggagggcctttggaagatgaccaatattgccttaaaatgaaatgttattgaaaagttctgtcaatgtttgatttctctattgtttacatgcaagGTTGTATATTCATCGATACAAAGATATcttcttgatgttattttggGTTAAAGCAAGCAGATATCTGCATGTAGTAATTTGAATGACAAGGCTGTTTGTTACGTTTCCGACCTCATTTCTGTTGATGTAAGCTTTTACCTCCTCGCTGTTTATGCGAACACCAACACAACTAAACTCTGCcggaagatgcagatttcaggaaggaaaataaaagaggatcgtcaaaacaaatggtagCAACAATTGCAGAAACGTTAACTTGAAATACTCACCATGGAATACTGGGCTTCGTGGCTTCGCCTaggcaatatttaaataaaagccaGTCGTCAACGCGACCTAGCGATAAAATTAGTGTTTGAAAGGGTcgtttcgtccgccattttgaattctcaggcgggttaccgctgtacactcgttcccagactcccgttcccggttccccgttccccTATCCCCCTTCCCGGTATTAGTAACATCCTTTCAAATGAGAtggttatttacacaatttttttacgatcggtgattttcccatacaattctctatatacacaaactgttgCATACACcaacgtattttcagcttggggagcctgtggaataattaacctctgtttgccaaaaaccacccaaataaccgatttttcgacggaaaattcatcccagaggataaaactattcactggacatgtaataaaggtaaatatgttcgagcgaaagcgaaaacaagcgaatattttgagggaaaacacaattatgtgagatcaaaggaacatgtggtgaagacacgcatcGCTACGATAATCtcaccttttcagcgattttaacgcttgaaattccatccaatccacctggtctagtctttgaattcactattatcgctgccctacgaatcttccgtgttctacataacagcacactcgGTAAAAAACAGCTCGCTCGAAGGGCGACAGAttttgttgtcgaagtccattagtCGTCACTTTTAACATTCCACCGcttgtcttgttcagtatccattgacttgccattattgagcttcataagggtatattttgttcaaagatccactaaaacgccattcgcgttacatgacttgcgacgccattgccgggttaagttaatcgttctactgtgtctaccagagaaatcaacgcatttcccactaccctcctgaccctaagaaaatacgcgcagaaggctctctGCACAAAGAccccacttagcaggggagtgacaggcaagacttttcttgccgattttggggatcatttgttgaaactcaagcacgcttccaacagaactgtttattttcgtgatgtGTGGG includes these proteins:
- the LOC138045413 gene encoding uncharacterized protein → MIILHLSVTIYFTFATLNTITALGCLSCNQPRDPLCPTFQVDLNRNVVYSRDANIAWVNHLRVLPGLCTNQGTLRITFDKPGLGRKRTARIDLWFARQVTGFSFDIGGSPTVNGYGGDAGTTDKCAEVHGYDKNLYMFTNDLIGHRDYTTNNHLTFENKQKVISDHITVYISHERVEVTNYRGYQGVYDSRFLFVLNGQPVGSPPDAKTDIWLSMNRVISGTYRSGTGLCKVAISWVI